The DNA region GCGGGAGAGGGACTCCGATTGATAAAGCCTTTCATGGATCAGGGACATGGAACGCACCCGGGTCTGGCACTCCTTGAAAAGTTCCAGCGATCGCTGGTCGGTTATATATCCGGATTGCAGGTTCAGCAGGCTGGATATCACCTGCAGGTTGTTCTTCACCCGATGGTGTATCTCGCGCAGCAGGACCTCTTTCTCCTTGAGGGAGGCCTTTATCTGCTCCTTTGCCTTTTCCCGCTCGGTAATATTTATATCGGCTCCACGGTATCCGATATGTATTCCGTCATTGTTGAAAACAGGCAGACCGCTGGTCTCCAATAAGGCCTTTTCGCCTTTTTTATTTATATTTATATTTATGAATCCTTTGAAGGATTCCTTTTTGGCAAAGACCTCAAAAGCATTTTTTTTGTACTCCTCCTTTATCTCCGGAGCGAAGAAATCGAAGAAGTGTTTATGCCCTATTATCTCCTGGGGGCTGTATCCTAAAATCTTCTCCACCCCCGGGCTGGAATAGGTGTACAATCCTTTAATATCGACTTCCCATATCCACTCCTCGGCAGTTTCGGCCACCTGCTTGAAGCGTTCCTCGCTTTTTTTGAGCGCCTCTTCAGATTGTTTGCGCTCGGTGATGTCCAGGGTGAACCCGGCCAGCATTTTGGGCCGGCCCTCCTGTAGAATGGGAAATTTTATGGTCCGGTAATGCCGGCCGCCGAACTCCTCATCCACCTCGATCACCTTGCCCTCCCGCAGGATATTCTTGTCGTCCTCCACCATGCTCTTGGCCAGGTCCGAGGGGAACAGCTCATCCATGTTCCTGCCCAGCAGTTCCTCCAGCGGCCGGCCCAGCATCTGCTCGTAGTTTTTACTCAGCTTGAGCGGCCGGATATTCTCATCCTTGAAGAACACGTAGACCGGGCTGTATCTCAGGAACTGGTCGAACATCTCCTCCATCTGCTTCAGCGAGGCCTGGCTCCTTTCCAGGGCGTCCCGGCTTTCCTGGACCGCGGCCAGCTGGTTCCTTAATTCCTCGTCGGCCTGCCGGAGCTCCTGCTCGGAGGACAGTAATTTTTGGTTGATCACCAGCAGTTCCTGGTTGGCGCCTTCCAGCTCCTCCTTCTGGGTCTGCAGGATCTCCTGGTCGCGCTTCCGTTCCGAGATGTCCCGGATGATGTTCTGGTAATATTTCCTCCCCTCCACCTCCATCCTCCGGGCACTGACCTCCACCGGGAAGGTGGAGCCGTCGCTTCGCTTGTGAATGGTCTCGAAAATCAGGCCGTTCTCGTCACTCACCTTGCGGTATTGGTCGTCCACCGAGGGCCGGGAGTCCAATTTTCTCAGGTGATGGATATCCAGGGTTAATATCTTATCCCGGGTATATCCGTAGGCGGCCACCGCCCTGTCGTTGGCCTCCCGGATGTTCAGGTCCTCGTCCAGCAGCAGGATGATATCGTTGGCATACTTGGTAAGATATTCGTAATGCTTGGACAGGGCCTGCCTCTCCCTCTCCTGTTCCAATTGATTGCTGAAATAGCTCTTTTGCCGGCGGTTCCACAGGGATCCGATTATCCCCCCGGCGGCCATGATCAATGCTATCACGATGAAACCGATGAACCAGACATGGGTATAGGCGATGGCCTCGGCCTCCCGCCGGTCGGTCTTGGCGATGATATACCAGGGATTGGCCGGCATATTGTGAAGATAGGCGTATACTTTTTTGCCGCGGTAATCCACCGCCGTAACATTGCCGATGCTGCCGTCGATGGCCATCACTTCGGGAAGTTCGCTTCTGCTTAATGGGTATTTTAATTTGGCTGCCGAACCCTTTAAAAACCTGAGTTCAGTCAGATAAATCACCTCTTGGCCCTCGCGTCTGACCAGGTAGGTCTCGGCGCTTTGGCTGGACACCGGCCACTGCTGGATGAGGGGATACAGCAGATTCTCGGGCTCGATCCGCAGGATGATCACCCCGACCACCGAATCCCTTTGGCGGTTGTAATGGATCACCGGGGTTAAAACGTCCAGGTGCACCGTCTGGCATTCGGTGCAGTAATAGAAATCGCTGAAACTGGCCTGTCTGGTGGCCGCCACGTTACTGGCCAAAGTGCCGGTTTCTGGACCTATCTTATGCACCGTTTTCCCGGTCTG from Candidatus Edwardsbacteria bacterium includes:
- a CDS encoding PAS domain S-box protein, translating into MNKFIDKIKSVWQPLLIFFLLSLSIVAAGWLYSFYHLRDHHKEIARNLESVASLKENQIDSWLSERMSDAQNIIDNPYIGERVGQLLREPYSENIGLDRLKWMRSLQNLKQYQNVLLLDIKGRIRMQTGKTVHKIGPETGTLASNVAATRQASFSDFYYCTECQTVHLDVLTPVIHYNRQRDSVVGVIILRIEPENLLYPLIQQWPVSSQSAETYLVRREGQEVIYLTELRFLKGSAAKLKYPLSRSELPEVMAIDGSIGNVTAVDYRGKKVYAYLHNMPANPWYIIAKTDRREAEAIAYTHVWFIGFIVIALIMAAGGIIGSLWNRRQKSYFSNQLEQERERQALSKHYEYLTKYANDIILLLDEDLNIREANDRAVAAYGYTRDKILTLDIHHLRKLDSRPSVDDQYRKVSDENGLIFETIHKRSDGSTFPVEVSARRMEVEGRKYYQNIIRDISERKRDQEILQTQKEELEGANQELLVINQKLLSSEQELRQADEELRNQLAAVQESRDALERSQASLKQMEEMFDQFLRYSPVYVFFKDENIRPLKLSKNYEQMLGRPLEELLGRNMDELFPSDLAKSMVEDDKNILREGKVIEVDEEFGGRHYRTIKFPILQEGRPKMLAGFTLDITERKQSEEALKKSEERFKQVAETAEEWIWEVDIKGLYTYSSPGVEKILGYSPQEIIGHKHFFDFFAPEIKEEYKKNAFEVFAKKESFKGFINININKKGEKALLETSGLPVFNNDGIHIGYRGADINITEREKAKEQIKASLKEKEVLLREIHHRVKNNLQVISSLLNLQSGYITDQRSLELFKECQTRVRSMSLIHERLYQSESLSRLSFSGYARALIEDLFHSYGVDREMVSYSMDIIDQPMKIDTAIPCGLIVNELVSNSLKYAFPGYHQIGRQGLIKISLGREGDGSLALSVSDNGIGLPQGFNIDKVESLGLQLVTTLVEQLDGRLELKNKDGAFFRIIFRAQ